The following are encoded in a window of Manihot esculenta cultivar AM560-2 chromosome 8, M.esculenta_v8, whole genome shotgun sequence genomic DNA:
- the LOC110621155 gene encoding ribosomal RNA small subunit methyltransferase nep-1, which yields MVRPYAMKGQKRKKREERYDKEEDEVEEQSLERAKKPLVAETKTETEMPTKTSGKEEEKDDEEEELEEQAHVMVGIPITPSDSKTKKPGVTFVLERASLEVAKVGKSYQILNSDDHANFLRKNNKNPADYRPDIVYQALLSILDSPVNKAGRLRAVYVKTDKGVLFEVKPHVRIPRTYKRFSGIMLQLLQKLSISAVGKREKLLRVIKNPVTQYLPVNSRKIGFSYSSEKLVKMNKYVAAVSDDVDLVFVVGAMAHGKIDCDYIDDFIAISGYPLSAAWCISRICEALADKWDVL from the exons ATGGTGCGGCCATATGCTATGAAGGGGCAGAAGCGGAAGAAGAGAGAGGAGAGATATGATAAGGAGGAAGACGAAGTAGAAGAGCAATCCCTAGAAAGAGCCAAAAAACCTTTAGTAGCAGAAACAAAAACAGAAACAGAAATGCCTACGAAAACCAGCgggaaggaagaagaaaaagatgatgaagaagaagaattagAAGAGCAAGCACATGTAATGGTGGGCATCCCAATTACTCCAAGTGATTCAAAAACGAAAAAGCCTGGGGTTACATTTGTGCTTGAGAGAGCCTCTTTGGAAGTTGCTAAAGTTGGAAAG AGTTACCAGATCTTGAATTCTGATGATCATGCAAATTTCTTGcggaaaaataacaaaaatcctGCTGATTATAGGCCTGACATTGTTTATCAG GCTCTTCTATCAATCTTAGATAGTCCAGTAAACAAGGCTGGGAGGTTGCGAGCTGTGTATGTGAAAACAGATAAAGGTGTTCTTTTTGAAGTTAAACCACATGTGCGAATACCAAGGACATATAAACGATTTTCTGGAATTATGC TGCAGTTGCTTCAAAAACTGAGTATAAGTGCTGTCGGTAAGCGGGAGAAGCTTTTGCGTGTAATCAAGAATCCTGTGACCCAGTACCTACCTGTCAACTCTCGTAAAATAG GGTTCTCGTATAGCTCAGAAAAACTGGTTAAAATGAACAAGTATGTAGCTGCAGTCAGTGATGATGTGGATCTCGTTTTTGTG GTTGGTGCAATGGCCCATGGAAAAATTGATTGTGATTATATAGATGATTTTATAGCAA